A stretch of Prosthecochloris marina DNA encodes these proteins:
- a CDS encoding efflux RND transporter permease subunit: MFERFINRPVLATVISVFFVLLGLIGITQLPLTQFPDIAPPAVQVSAIYPGANAQTVARSVAPSLEEAINGVDDMTYMTSTSSNDGSLVINVFFRTGTDPDQAAVNVQNRVATATSQLPEEVTRFGVTTAKTQNSMIMVITLFSDDPETYDATFLQNYMKINLLPDMQRVNGVGQTMVFGARDYSMRIWLKPDRLAAYSVTPQEVIAAVQSQNVEAAPGRFGEGTSEALELIIRYKGKMKEPGEYGNIILRTNADGSVLRLRDVARVELGAFSYAVDADANGKESITMAIFQAAGSNSNDIQIAIQDVLEEAAESFPVGIDYIIPYSTKKSLDESIEQVIFTLLQVFALVFLVVFIFLQDFRSTLIPAIAVPVAIVGTFFFLTLFGFSINLLTLFALVLAIGIVVDDAIVVVEAVHARMEQQHLPARVATHQVMREITGVIISTTLVIASVFLPVGFLGGSIGMFYRQFAFTLVTAVLISTVNALTLSPALCALFLTKGGEGEENLGWFKRFEQSLFRGFNAGFSLVAERYVGTLKVLIRKKWVSLGGLAAVSGLAFWMAASAPTGFIPDEDSGFFILSASLPPGASLDRTMQTLDKAETILQAEESVNNVISVAGYDLIAGASSPSAGVVFVSLKDPEERGRVRNIGAIMGGVSQKLASISEGVFFPFQPPTVPGFGNVGGLEMVLQDRTSGSLEKFGETANGFIGALMARPEIAFAFTSFNTGYPQYELVVDDVKSSQLGVSVDELLRVMQAYYGSFQVSDFNRFGKYYRVIVQAEAEDRRDPSTLEGVFVKNAMGEMVPMNSLVSLKKVYGPETVNHFNLFNALTVNAVVSPGYTTGQAIEAAEAVAAATLPAGFSYDWKGMSREEIESGSQAVYIFLLSLVFVYLLLSAQYESYILPLAVIFSIPTGILGVFAGIQLFGIENNIYVQVAMIMLIGLLAKNAILIVEFAIQRRNAGYSLIESALEGSRVRLRPILMTSLTFALGLLPLLWVSGPSALGNHSIGAAAVGGMLSGTLLGVLIIPVLYVLFQSLQEKISGPPHEPGSESTQ; encoded by the coding sequence ATGTTTGAACGATTTATCAACAGGCCGGTTCTCGCTACGGTTATATCGGTATTTTTTGTTCTGCTTGGTTTGATCGGTATTACACAACTGCCCCTCACACAGTTTCCCGATATAGCACCACCCGCTGTACAAGTATCGGCTATTTATCCAGGAGCCAATGCTCAAACCGTCGCCCGTTCGGTAGCTCCTTCGCTCGAGGAGGCAATCAATGGTGTCGATGACATGACCTATATGACATCGACATCGAGCAATGACGGTTCCTTGGTGATCAACGTGTTTTTCAGGACGGGCACCGATCCTGACCAGGCGGCGGTCAATGTTCAGAACAGGGTGGCGACGGCGACCAGTCAGTTGCCCGAAGAGGTCACGAGATTCGGGGTGACAACCGCCAAGACGCAGAACAGCATGATCATGGTGATTACCCTGTTCAGCGACGATCCGGAAACCTATGACGCGACATTCCTGCAGAATTATATGAAGATCAACCTGCTTCCCGATATGCAGCGTGTCAACGGAGTTGGCCAGACCATGGTGTTCGGGGCAAGAGACTACTCGATGCGCATCTGGCTGAAGCCGGACAGGTTGGCGGCTTATTCGGTAACTCCCCAGGAGGTGATTGCGGCTGTTCAGAGCCAGAATGTAGAGGCTGCTCCAGGGAGGTTCGGCGAGGGCACCAGTGAGGCCCTCGAACTGATCATCCGGTACAAGGGAAAAATGAAGGAGCCGGGTGAATACGGCAACATTATTCTGCGAACCAATGCGGATGGCTCAGTGCTGCGGCTCAGGGATGTGGCAAGGGTCGAGCTTGGCGCTTTCAGTTATGCGGTCGATGCGGACGCCAATGGCAAAGAGTCTATAACCATGGCGATTTTCCAGGCAGCGGGTTCCAACTCCAATGATATTCAGATTGCCATCCAGGATGTACTCGAGGAGGCGGCGGAATCGTTCCCCGTAGGGATCGATTACATCATTCCTTACAGTACGAAGAAGTCGCTCGACGAGTCGATCGAGCAGGTCATTTTTACCCTGCTGCAGGTTTTTGCGCTGGTCTTTCTCGTGGTGTTCATTTTCCTGCAGGATTTCCGTTCCACGCTTATTCCTGCAATTGCCGTGCCTGTGGCCATTGTCGGTACCTTCTTCTTCCTGACCCTTTTCGGTTTTTCAATCAACCTGCTGACCCTGTTCGCGCTTGTTCTCGCAATCGGCATTGTGGTCGATGATGCCATCGTTGTTGTCGAAGCTGTTCATGCAAGGATGGAGCAGCAGCATCTTCCGGCAAGGGTCGCCACACACCAGGTTATGCGGGAGATAACCGGCGTGATTATATCCACGACGCTTGTTATCGCTTCGGTCTTCCTTCCCGTTGGTTTTCTCGGTGGTTCGATCGGGATGTTTTATCGCCAGTTTGCCTTTACGCTGGTAACAGCAGTTCTGATATCGACTGTCAATGCACTGACGCTCAGTCCGGCACTCTGTGCGTTGTTTCTTACGAAGGGCGGTGAAGGAGAGGAAAACCTGGGCTGGTTCAAACGTTTTGAGCAGAGTCTTTTCAGGGGATTCAATGCCGGTTTTTCATTGGTGGCCGAACGCTATGTCGGCACTCTCAAGGTACTCATCCGCAAAAAATGGGTAAGCCTTGGCGGGCTTGCCGCGGTCTCCGGGCTTGCATTCTGGATGGCGGCTTCCGCACCAACCGGCTTTATTCCTGACGAAGACAGCGGCTTCTTTATTCTCTCCGCATCGCTTCCTCCCGGGGCGTCGCTTGACCGGACAATGCAAACCCTTGACAAGGCCGAGACCATTTTGCAGGCAGAGGAGAGCGTTAACAACGTCATTTCAGTCGCAGGTTATGACCTGATAGCCGGAGCAAGTTCCCCTTCCGCCGGTGTTGTTTTTGTCAGCCTCAAGGACCCGGAAGAGCGTGGCAGGGTGAGAAATATCGGCGCTATCATGGGCGGGGTATCGCAAAAGCTTGCATCGATCAGCGAAGGAGTCTTTTTCCCCTTCCAGCCCCCTACCGTTCCTGGGTTCGGTAATGTGGGAGGGCTTGAGATGGTTTTACAGGACAGGACATCCGGCAGCCTGGAAAAGTTCGGGGAAACGGCCAACGGTTTTATAGGAGCGCTGATGGCCCGCCCGGAAATCGCTTTTGCCTTTACCTCGTTCAATACCGGATATCCGCAATACGAGCTGGTGGTGGACGACGTAAAATCGAGCCAGCTCGGCGTTAGTGTCGATGAACTGCTCAGGGTTATGCAGGCGTATTACGGCAGTTTCCAGGTGTCGGATTTCAACCGGTTCGGCAAATACTACAGGGTTATTGTTCAGGCAGAGGCAGAAGACCGCAGAGATCCCTCTACGCTTGAAGGTGTGTTCGTAAAAAATGCAATGGGGGAGATGGTCCCCATGAATTCGCTGGTAAGCCTGAAAAAAGTTTACGGTCCGGAGACTGTAAATCATTTCAATCTCTTTAATGCATTGACGGTCAATGCCGTTGTTTCTCCGGGATATACCACCGGTCAGGCTATCGAAGCGGCTGAGGCGGTTGCGGCGGCGACTCTTCCTGCCGGTTTTTCCTACGACTGGAAAGGGATGAGCCGTGAAGAGATTGAGTCAGGCAGTCAGGCGGTTTATATATTTCTGCTTTCCCTTGTGTTTGTCTATCTCCTGCTTTCTGCGCAGTACGAAAGTTACATCCTGCCGCTTGCGGTTATTTTTTCGATCCCGACCGGCATTTTGGGTGTTTTTGCCGGGATACAGCTTTTCGGCATCGAAAACAACATCTATGTGCAGGTCGCGATGATCATGCTGATAGGACTGCTTGCAAAAAACGCTATTCTGATCGTGGAGTTTGCCATTCAGCGCAGGAATGCCGGGTATTCGCTTATTGAATCGGCACTTGAGGGTTCGAGGGTGAGGCTTCGGCCTATTCTCATGACCTCGCTTACCTTCGCTCTCGGCCTTCTGCCACTTCTCTGGGTGTCCGGGCCATCCGCCCTCGGTAACCACTCTATCGGCGCCGCGGCGGTGGGGGGAATGCTCAGCGGGACGTTGCTTGGCGTGCTGATTATTCCGGTGCTCTACGTGCTCTTTCAATCGCTTCAGGAAAAGATCAGCGGCCCGCCGCATGAGCCCGGGAGTGAAAGTACGCAATGA
- a CDS encoding efflux RND transporter periplasmic adaptor subunit, giving the protein MVRRIRKRAGKFAFSVIMFSVALAGCGGGSRDGGMQQQAPQLPVMKIESSSTVVAKQYSALLEGVVTVEVRPQVDGTLQEIAVDEGAFVKSGQLLFGIDDRVYREELKSAVAAQSVAKAALEVAGIEVERLRPLVKNKVVSQIQLKQAQANHRSAKASLEQAEAAVQRARINLDYTRIKAPVDGYIGDIPFRVGSLVSENQPEQLTTLTDVHEMQAYFSMSEIDFVRFKQQFPGSSIEEKLTAVPPVTLLLADGSRYPSEGTLDAVSGQFDRSTASVMFRATFPNADGMLRSGNTGKVIIANRYDNVVQVPQASTADLQDRIFVFKVSEDNSVTRTPITVVGKSNSNYIVSGGLEDGDMIVVSGFSRLPDGTVIDPQPSEEEGSPDQKKQHR; this is encoded by the coding sequence ATGGTGAGACGTATTCGAAAAAGAGCAGGAAAGTTTGCTTTCAGCGTTATCATGTTCTCTGTGGCTCTTGCAGGGTGTGGCGGAGGAAGCAGGGATGGAGGGATGCAGCAGCAGGCGCCGCAGCTTCCCGTCATGAAGATCGAGAGTTCTTCGACGGTTGTTGCAAAACAGTATTCAGCCTTGCTCGAAGGGGTTGTCACGGTTGAAGTCAGGCCCCAGGTTGACGGGACTCTTCAGGAAATAGCAGTCGATGAAGGTGCGTTTGTCAAATCCGGCCAGTTGCTCTTCGGTATCGATGACCGGGTGTACCGTGAAGAACTGAAATCCGCCGTAGCAGCGCAAAGTGTGGCAAAAGCGGCTCTTGAAGTTGCCGGGATCGAAGTGGAAAGGCTCAGGCCGCTGGTGAAAAACAAGGTCGTGTCGCAAATACAGTTAAAGCAGGCCCAGGCGAACCACCGGTCTGCAAAAGCAAGTCTCGAGCAGGCGGAGGCCGCGGTTCAAAGAGCTCGTATCAATCTCGATTATACCAGGATAAAGGCTCCCGTGGACGGTTACATCGGTGATATACCGTTTCGTGTCGGCAGCCTGGTAAGCGAGAACCAGCCGGAACAGTTGACCACATTAACCGATGTGCATGAGATGCAGGCTTATTTCAGTATGAGCGAGATTGACTTTGTCCGTTTCAAGCAGCAGTTTCCGGGCAGCTCAATCGAGGAAAAACTTACCGCCGTTCCACCGGTTACCCTGCTTCTTGCCGATGGCAGCCGTTATCCTTCCGAAGGGACGCTCGACGCGGTCAGCGGCCAGTTTGATCGCTCTACCGCTTCAGTCATGTTTCGGGCGACCTTTCCGAATGCTGACGGAATGCTTCGTTCAGGCAACACCGGAAAAGTAATCATTGCCAACCGTTACGATAACGTTGTGCAGGTGCCTCAGGCAAGCACGGCGGATCTTCAGGACAGGATTTTTGTTTTCAAGGTTTCGGAGGACAACAGTGTGACGAGAACCCCGATAACAGTTGTCGGCAAAAGCAATTCCAATTATATCGTCAGCGGTGGTCTTGAAGACGGCGATATGATTGTCGTGTCCGGCTTCTCACGTTTACCGGACGGGACAGTGATCGATCCACAACCTTCTGAAGAAGAAGGCAGCCCTGATCAGAAAAAGCAGCATCGATGA
- a CDS encoding efflux RND transporter permease subunit: MFERFINRPVLATVISVFFVLLGLIGIAQLPLTQFPDIAPPSVRVSATYPGANAETIARSVAPSLEEAINGVDDMTYMTSTSSNDGTLAINVFFRLGTDPDQAAVNVQNRVATATSQLPEEVTKIGVTTAKMQNSMIMLISLVSDDSETYDATFLNNYAKINLIPEIQRVNGVGQATVFGSRDYSMRIWLKPEQMAAYSISPQEVIAAVQSQNVEAAPGRFGQSNDEALELIIRYKGKLKEPVEYENIILRANADGSVLRLGDIARVELGSYSYDVDSYANGEECITMAIYQSAGSNSNDIQVALQEVLENASAAFPEGIDYIIPYSTKKSLDESIDQVIHTLFEAFALVFLVVFIFLQDFRSTLIPAIAVPVAIIGTFFFMTLFGFSINLLTLFALVLAIGIVVDDAIVIVEAVHAKMEKTHLPARAATHKVMREITGAIVSITLVMASVFLPVGFLEGSTGMFYRQFAFTLAIAILISAVNALTLSPALCALFLTNSHSGEGGEKTGWLKNIELRFFKGFNAGFSVMTERYVGALRVLIRRKWLSLGALAAVSGLVFWMASVTPSGFIPDEDSGFFILNASLPPGASLERTAETFEKVEAILDEEESVKTAITVAGIDLIAGSTASPSAGLIFVSLEDPEERGPVKDIHAIMGSVSQKLSVISEGTFFPIQPPTVPGFGNVGGLEIVLQDRTSGSLDDFSGVAKEYIGALMARPEIAFAFTTFSTGYPQYELQVDEVKASQLGVDVDNLLMVMQAFYGSFQVSDFNRFGKYYRVVMQAEPEDRADPSSLRGVFVKNSSGKMVPMTSLVSIKKVYGPQTVDHFNLFNALTVNAVVAPGHTTGEAIGVAKEVAATVLPAGFSYDWKGMSREEVESGGQAVYIFVLSLVFVYLLLSAQYESYLLPLAVILSIPTGILGVFAGIQLFGIENNIYVQVAMIMLIGLLAKNAILIVEFAIQRRRAGQSLFDSALEGSRARLRPILMTSLAFAVGLSPLLWASGPSALGNHSIGAAAVGGMLSGALLGVLIIPVLYVLFQSLQEKISGPPRDPDAEEVSVE; encoded by the coding sequence ATGTTTGAACGATTTATTAACAGGCCGGTTCTCGCAACGGTAATATCGGTATTTTTTGTTCTGCTTGGTTTGATCGGGATTGCTCAGCTTCCGTTGACGCAATTTCCCGACATCGCTCCTCCCAGTGTGAGGGTATCGGCAACGTATCCGGGTGCTAATGCCGAAACTATAGCTCGTTCAGTCGCTCCATCACTTGAAGAGGCGATCAATGGTGTCGACGATATGACCTATATGACATCGACATCGAGCAATGACGGTACCCTTGCAATCAATGTTTTTTTCAGGCTTGGTACCGATCCTGACCAGGCGGCGGTCAATGTGCAGAACAGGGTTGCAACCGCAACCAGTCAATTGCCCGAGGAGGTGACGAAGATCGGGGTGACGACAGCCAAGATGCAGAACAGCATGATCATGCTGATTTCGCTCGTCAGTGACGACTCCGAAACCTATGATGCGACGTTTTTGAATAACTATGCAAAAATAAACTTGATTCCGGAGATTCAGCGAGTAAACGGTGTCGGGCAGGCAACTGTTTTCGGTTCCAGAGACTATTCTATGCGTATCTGGTTGAAGCCTGAGCAAATGGCGGCTTATTCCATATCTCCTCAGGAAGTCATTGCCGCTGTGCAAAGCCAGAACGTCGAGGCGGCACCGGGGAGATTCGGTCAAAGCAACGATGAAGCTCTTGAACTGATCATTCGTTACAAGGGTAAGCTGAAAGAGCCTGTTGAATATGAGAATATCATTCTGCGGGCCAATGCCGATGGATCGGTCTTGCGGCTCGGTGATATCGCAAGAGTCGAGCTTGGTTCGTACAGTTATGACGTTGATTCCTATGCAAATGGAGAGGAATGTATAACCATGGCGATTTACCAGTCGGCAGGTTCGAATTCCAATGACATCCAAGTTGCATTGCAGGAGGTTTTGGAGAACGCTTCGGCTGCTTTTCCTGAAGGCATCGATTACATTATTCCCTACAGTACGAAAAAATCCCTTGACGAGTCAATCGATCAGGTCATTCATACCTTGTTCGAGGCTTTTGCGCTGGTTTTTCTTGTTGTATTTATTTTCCTGCAAGACTTTCGATCGACACTTATTCCCGCTATTGCGGTTCCGGTTGCCATTATCGGTACCTTTTTCTTCATGACTCTTTTCGGGTTTTCGATCAACCTGCTGACTCTTTTCGCTCTGGTTCTGGCAATCGGTATTGTGGTTGATGACGCTATAGTTATTGTTGAGGCTGTTCATGCGAAAATGGAAAAAACCCATCTTCCGGCAAGGGCGGCAACGCATAAGGTTATGCGTGAAATTACCGGTGCGATTGTTTCGATCACCCTGGTGATGGCATCTGTTTTTCTCCCGGTTGGTTTTCTCGAGGGTTCGACCGGTATGTTCTATCGTCAGTTCGCTTTTACGCTTGCCATAGCTATTCTTATTTCCGCAGTCAATGCGCTCACTCTCAGTCCGGCTTTGTGTGCGCTGTTTCTTACCAATAGCCATAGTGGAGAGGGTGGCGAAAAAACCGGCTGGCTAAAAAACATAGAGTTGCGTTTTTTCAAAGGCTTCAATGCCGGGTTTTCTGTGATGACTGAACGTTATGTTGGGGCTCTGCGGGTTCTGATTCGTCGCAAGTGGTTGAGTCTTGGGGCGCTTGCTGCGGTTTCCGGTCTTGTTTTCTGGATGGCATCGGTCACTCCCTCGGGCTTTATTCCTGACGAGGATAGTGGTTTCTTTATTCTGAACGCATCACTTCCGCCGGGAGCGTCGCTTGAACGTACAGCAGAGACTTTTGAGAAGGTCGAAGCTATCTTGGATGAGGAAGAAAGTGTGAAGACCGCGATCACGGTTGCCGGTATCGATCTCATAGCCGGCAGTACTGCTTCTCCTTCCGCCGGACTTATTTTTGTCTCTCTTGAAGATCCCGAAGAGCGGGGTCCTGTAAAGGATATTCACGCTATCATGGGCAGCGTTTCCCAAAAGCTTTCAGTGATTAGTGAGGGGACGTTTTTCCCTATTCAGCCTCCTACCGTTCCGGGATTCGGTAATGTGGGGGGATTGGAAATTGTATTGCAGGATAGGACATCGGGCAGCCTGGATGATTTTTCCGGTGTGGCGAAAGAATATATCGGTGCGTTGATGGCCCGGCCAGAAATTGCTTTTGCATTTACGACATTCAGCACCGGCTACCCGCAGTATGAGTTACAGGTCGATGAAGTCAAGGCAAGCCAGCTTGGAGTCGATGTCGATAATCTCCTGATGGTTATGCAGGCTTTTTACGGGAGTTTCCAGGTATCGGATTTCAATCGTTTCGGTAAATATTATCGGGTTGTTATGCAGGCTGAACCAGAAGACCGTGCAGATCCGTCTTCTCTGAGGGGGGTGTTTGTGAAAAATTCTTCAGGCAAGATGGTGCCCATGACCTCCCTGGTAAGTATCAAAAAAGTTTACGGTCCGCAGACTGTCGATCATTTCAATCTTTTCAATGCGTTGACTGTCAATGCCGTTGTTGCTCCCGGGCATACCACCGGTGAAGCTATCGGAGTGGCAAAGGAAGTCGCTGCAACGGTTCTGCCGGCCGGTTTTTCCTATGACTGGAAAGGTATGAGCCGTGAGGAGGTTGAGTCAGGCGGCCAGGCGGTGTATATTTTTGTTCTTTCCCTTGTCTTTGTTTATCTGCTGCTTTCCGCGCAGTACGAAAGTTATCTTTTGCCTCTTGCGGTTATTTTGTCGATTCCAACCGGTATACTCGGGGTGTTTGCCGGTATACAGTTGTTTGGCATCGAAAATAATATTTACGTGCAGGTTGCCATGATTATGTTGATTGGATTGCTTGCTAAAAATGCTATCCTGATTGTTGAGTTCGCTATTCAGCGAAGGAGGGCTGGACAGTCTTTGTTTGATTCTGCACT
- a CDS encoding helix-turn-helix domain-containing protein — protein MPNSEGGKYPEKSDRNSIFGGMKKDTDIVVDNLPDDFFGIFPLNHKLPGMDGGYFQPNLFQIVWFTESTEAEHLIDFEQHPVTADTFYCLGPGQVHFVSGGPLEGLRLLCPIEMFLDIVDDKSRWLFNQLNNDGIVVSNEVLQVLEPLSQIMVKEFQGANDPEIFKAYLKAFLCHIARSGPGYSISYGKDAARLHMLFSIVNKFYRSEKKVSFYANRVGLSPKRLNEILSQTTGSTLTAILHYNLITHAKREIGYGDKNFKQIAFELGFSEQAYFSRFFKRHTGLSPEAFRRKMFKLSKHSGQ, from the coding sequence ATGCCGAATTCGGAGGGTGGAAAATATCCTGAAAAAAGTGACAGAAATTCAATATTTGGTGGCATGAAAAAAGATACGGATATCGTTGTCGATAATCTTCCAGACGATTTTTTCGGGATCTTTCCACTGAATCACAAACTGCCGGGAATGGATGGTGGATATTTCCAGCCGAATCTTTTTCAGATCGTCTGGTTTACCGAGTCGACAGAGGCCGAACATTTGATCGATTTCGAGCAGCATCCGGTGACGGCCGATACCTTTTATTGTCTCGGTCCCGGGCAGGTGCATTTCGTTTCAGGAGGTCCCTTGGAAGGTCTCAGGCTGTTATGCCCTATTGAGATGTTTCTCGACATTGTTGATGACAAGAGCCGCTGGCTCTTTAATCAACTGAATAATGATGGTATTGTGGTCTCCAATGAGGTTCTTCAGGTCTTGGAACCATTGTCACAGATTATGGTGAAAGAATTTCAGGGGGCAAATGATCCTGAAATTTTCAAGGCTTACTTGAAAGCTTTCCTTTGCCATATTGCCCGGTCCGGTCCGGGCTACAGTATTTCCTACGGGAAAGATGCCGCGAGATTGCACATGCTGTTTTCAATTGTCAACAAGTTTTACAGAAGTGAAAAAAAGGTTTCTTTTTATGCAAACCGCGTTGGTCTTTCGCCCAAACGTCTCAATGAGATTCTCTCGCAGACGACAGGTTCTACTCTTACGGCTATTCTGCACTATAATCTGATTACTCACGCCAAGCGTGAGATTGGGTACGGGGACAAAAATTTTAAACAGATTGCTTTTGAACTTGGATTTAGTGAACAAGCCTATTTTAGCCGTTTTTTTAAAAGGCATACGGGTCTCTCTCCCGAAGCGTTTCGAAGGAAAATGTTCAAATTGTCCAAGCATAGTGGACAATAG
- a CDS encoding efflux RND transporter periplasmic adaptor subunit — protein sequence MLKNIRKRIGMPALHIAMLSIFLFGCGGRSSGPGAQAPSLPVMKIERSSPVVQREYSSLLEGVVTVEVRPQVDGTLREIAIDEGAFVKRGQLLFGIDDRVYREELKSAVAARNVAKASLEVAGIEVERLRPLVKNKVVSQIQLKQAIANHRSAKASLEKAEAAVQAARINLGYTRITAPVDGYIGDIPFRIGSLVSKNQPEQLTTLTDVHEIRAYFSMSEVDFVHFRQQYPGSSIEEKLALMPPVTLLLADGSRYPLKGRLDAVSGQFDRTTASVMFRATFPNPDGVLRSGNTGKVKVPYRYENVVQVPQAGTADLQDRIFVVKVGEGNAVTRAPITVIDRSNLNYIVSGGLEEGEMIVLSGFSRLPDGAVINPQLAGEGEGFGEGKQN from the coding sequence ATGTTGAAAAATATCAGAAAAAGAATCGGCATGCCGGCATTGCACATTGCAATGCTATCGATATTCCTGTTCGGGTGCGGAGGCAGGAGTAGCGGGCCGGGAGCACAGGCACCATCTCTTCCGGTGATGAAAATCGAACGTTCTTCTCCGGTTGTTCAAAGGGAGTATTCTTCTCTTCTCGAAGGAGTTGTCACTGTCGAGGTAAGGCCTCAGGTTGATGGAACCCTTCGGGAAATAGCTATCGATGAAGGCGCTTTCGTCAAAAGAGGTCAGCTGTTGTTCGGTATCGATGATCGTGTGTACCGTGAAGAGCTGAAATCGGCTGTTGCAGCGAGAAATGTTGCAAAAGCGTCTCTCGAGGTTGCCGGGATAGAGGTGGAAAGACTCAGGCCTCTGGTGAAAAACAAGGTTGTGTCACAAATACAGCTGAAACAGGCTATAGCAAATCATCGCTCTGCAAAAGCGAGTCTTGAAAAGGCGGAAGCTGCGGTTCAGGCGGCGCGTATCAACCTTGGTTATACCAGGATAACAGCACCGGTAGATGGATATATCGGCGATATTCCTTTTCGTATCGGCAGTCTGGTAAGCAAGAATCAGCCTGAACAGTTGACGACCCTGACCGATGTACATGAAATTCGGGCTTATTTCAGCATGAGTGAGGTTGATTTTGTGCATTTCAGGCAACAATATCCCGGCAGCTCCATCGAAGAAAAGCTCGCTTTGATGCCACCGGTTACTCTGCTTCTTGCCGATGGCAGCCGTTATCCATTGAAAGGGCGGCTCGATGCGGTTAGTGGCCAATTTGACCGCACTACAGCTTCGGTTATGTTTCGTGCGACGTTTCCAAATCCTGATGGAGTCCTTCGCTCGGGCAATACCGGAAAAGTGAAAGTTCCTTACCGCTATGAAAATGTTGTTCAGGTTCCACAAGCAGGTACTGCAGACCTTCAGGATAGAATATTCGTTGTCAAGGTTGGAGAGGGTAATGCCGTAACGAGAGCGCCTATAACGGTTATTGACAGAAGCAACCTCAATTATATCGTGAGCGGAGGTCTTGAAGAGGGTGAAATGATAGTCTTGTCGGGATTTTCACGTTTGCCTGACGGGGCGGTTATCAATCCACAGCTTGCTGGGGAAGGTGAGGGGTTTGGTGAAGGTAAACAAAATTGA